A section of the Rhodobacteraceae bacterium M382 genome encodes:
- a CDS encoding HPr kinase/phosphatase C-terminal domain-containing protein, with the protein MSGSDPTSDSNTLILHAACVSVDDRGVLILGKSGSGKSGLALQLMGLGATLVADDRVELKRQGADLVARVPAAIAGLIEMRGLGVLRADHRDTAVIHTVVDLDQIEENRLPDHHMIELLGLQLTLLKRVNSPVFAASLLHYLKCGRHTP; encoded by the coding sequence ATGTCCGGCTCTGATCCCACCAGCGACTCCAACACACTGATCCTGCATGCGGCCTGTGTTTCGGTCGATGACAGGGGGGTGCTGATCCTGGGGAAATCAGGAAGCGGAAAATCCGGGCTCGCGTTGCAATTGATGGGGTTGGGCGCGACGTTGGTTGCGGATGACCGGGTGGAGCTCAAGCGGCAGGGGGCCGATCTCGTGGCGCGCGTGCCAGCGGCAATCGCAGGTCTGATCGAAATGCGCGGCCTTGGAGTGTTACGGGCGGATCACCGGGACACTGCGGTGATCCATACAGTTGTGGATCTGGATCAGATCGAAGAGAACCGCCTGCCGGACCATCATATGATTGAACTGCTTGGGCTTCAGCTTACATTGTTGAAAAGAGTGAACAGTCCGGTTTTTGCGGCGTCGCTGCTGCACTATCTGAAATGCGGGCGTCACACACCATGA
- a CDS encoding PTS fructose transporter subunit IIA, producing the protein MIGIVIVAHGGLAREYLAAVEHVVGAQMGLKAITILPDDDRDDKQQEICAAADAVDAGDGVVVVTDLFGGSPSNLSLKACTPQNRRILYGANLPMLIKLAKTRHLPVGDAVRGAMEAGKKYINTRNVSPE; encoded by the coding sequence TTGATCGGAATAGTGATCGTGGCACATGGGGGACTGGCCAGAGAATATCTGGCGGCGGTCGAACATGTGGTGGGTGCCCAGATGGGGCTAAAGGCGATTACCATTCTGCCAGATGATGATCGTGACGACAAACAGCAGGAAATTTGCGCTGCTGCCGACGCCGTCGATGCCGGTGACGGTGTGGTTGTTGTGACGGATCTATTTGGAGGATCTCCGTCAAACCTGAGCCTCAAGGCCTGCACCCCCCAGAACAGACGCATCCTGTATGGTGCCAATCTGCCGATGCTGATCAAGCTAGCGAAAACCCGCCATCTGCCCGTTGGCGATGCGGTTCGGGGCGCGATGGAAGCCGGTAAAAAATATATTAACACCCGCAATGTCAGCCCTGAATAG
- a CDS encoding FAD-binding protein: MAVLLLAEVTDGELAMDATAKAVTAAKGLGDVTVLAAGGTAAAAGEAAAKIDGVARVLVAEDATLGHRLAESTAALIVSLAGDYEHIVAPATTDAKNVLPRVAALLDVMVISDVSGVVDGNTFERPIYAGNAIQTVKSSDAKKVVSFRTATFDAAGTGGSASVETVSAVADPGLSSWVEDKVAASDRPELTSAGIVVSGGRGVGSEEDFALIEKLADKLGAAVGASRAAVDSGYAPNDWQVGQTGKVVAPDLYVAVGISGAIQHLAGMKDSKVIVAINKDEEAPIFQVADFGLVADLFTAVPELTEKLG; this comes from the coding sequence ATGGCTGTTCTTCTCCTTGCTGAAGTGACCGACGGCGAACTGGCGATGGACGCCACCGCCAAGGCCGTGACCGCCGCCAAAGGTTTGGGCGATGTGACTGTGCTGGCTGCAGGCGGCACTGCTGCTGCTGCCGGTGAAGCCGCAGCCAAGATCGACGGTGTGGCACGGGTCCTGGTTGCCGAAGATGCGACACTGGGCCACCGCCTGGCAGAATCCACCGCGGCGCTGATCGTCAGCCTGGCGGGCGATTACGAACACATCGTTGCGCCTGCCACCACTGACGCGAAAAACGTGCTGCCCCGCGTGGCGGCTCTGTTGGACGTGATGGTGATTTCGGACGTCTCCGGTGTTGTCGATGGCAACACATTCGAGCGCCCGATCTATGCCGGCAACGCGATCCAGACCGTGAAATCTTCGGACGCCAAAAAAGTCGTCTCCTTCCGCACCGCGACATTCGACGCGGCTGGGACCGGTGGCTCTGCGTCGGTTGAAACCGTGTCGGCCGTTGCCGATCCCGGTCTGTCGTCGTGGGTCGAAGACAAGGTCGCCGCCTCTGATCGTCCCGAGCTGACCTCGGCCGGGATCGTTGTGTCCGGTGGCCGTGGCGTCGGGTCCGAAGAGGACTTTGCCCTGATCGAGAAACTGGCTGACAAGCTGGGTGCCGCCGTTGGCGCATCCCGCGCTGCGGTCGACTCGGGCTATGCCCCGAACGACTGGCAGGTTGGTCAGACCGGTAAAGTTGTGGCTCCTGACCTGTATGTTGCCGTTGGCATCTCGGGCGCGATCCAGCACCTGGCCGGCATGAAGGACTCCAAAGTGATCGTGGCGATCAACAAGGACGAAGAAGCACCGATCTTCCAGGTCGCAGACTTCGGCCTGGTCGCAGACCTCTTCACCGCTGTCCCGGAACTCACCGAAAAACTCGGCTGA
- a CDS encoding sensor histidine kinase, with the protein MRDTTTSQTHRNGDVVLGDDWIAPDNTVAEEMRAKRARRGFLPLRGSPLTRKIVTFNLIALIILVSGILYLNSTRDSLVVQRARTLVGEAHLVSDVFEAQLPASSPVNLTTGDGIDVPGTLKALTLQRGEEVLIFDTSDTIVGRIQGVGQQEIIPGAQSETEGRTVLTDGLSWVWSLVSGLVSSNQTTAAPDLVSQFKALAPLALQGQTQAKTLIGPDGGRVFSVATPILHNGVAVGVVVLTSPSGEVDALVRGERERVLQMFVVALLVSVGLSLVLASTIANPLADLAEAAELGRERNSRNADKGRIRIPDLSARPDEIGRLSRALRGMVKALYNRIDGNEQFAADVAHEIKNPLASLQSAVGTLRMVKRDDQREKLMEVIEHDVRRLDRLVSDISNASRLDAELVKEEQVDFDLLQMLGNLNQFLGEDARSKQIDYITDMPADPIIVHGLEARLAQVFVNLITNAISFCEEGDAIRVWARRRKNRVLIVVEDTGPGIPDQALTKIFKRFYSQRPDEHFGNNSGLGLAISKQIIESHGGVIWAENIRPTEADITSDPLGARFVVGLPL; encoded by the coding sequence TTGCGCGATACAACCACATCTCAAACTCATCGCAACGGCGATGTTGTGCTGGGCGACGATTGGATCGCGCCAGACAATACTGTCGCCGAAGAGATGCGGGCCAAACGGGCGCGTCGAGGTTTCCTGCCGTTGCGCGGGTCTCCGTTGACGCGCAAGATCGTTACCTTCAACCTGATTGCGCTGATCATTCTGGTCTCTGGGATCCTGTATCTCAACTCTACCCGTGACAGCCTGGTTGTTCAGCGCGCGCGGACCCTGGTCGGAGAGGCCCATCTGGTATCGGATGTCTTTGAGGCCCAGCTGCCCGCGAGCAGCCCGGTCAACCTGACAACGGGTGACGGCATTGATGTGCCCGGCACGCTGAAGGCGCTGACGCTGCAACGCGGTGAAGAGGTGCTGATTTTTGACACCAGCGACACGATTGTCGGTCGCATTCAGGGCGTGGGGCAGCAAGAGATTATCCCGGGTGCTCAGTCGGAAACCGAAGGGCGGACGGTGTTGACGGACGGGTTGTCCTGGGTCTGGTCGCTCGTGTCCGGGCTTGTGTCTTCGAACCAGACAACTGCGGCACCAGATCTTGTCTCTCAATTCAAGGCGTTGGCACCGCTGGCCCTCCAAGGGCAAACCCAGGCCAAAACCCTGATTGGCCCCGATGGGGGGCGGGTATTTTCTGTCGCGACACCCATTCTGCACAATGGGGTGGCGGTCGGCGTCGTCGTCCTGACCAGCCCTTCGGGTGAAGTGGACGCGTTGGTCCGCGGCGAGCGGGAGCGTGTACTGCAAATGTTCGTTGTTGCGCTGTTGGTCTCTGTCGGGTTGAGTCTGGTTTTGGCGTCCACGATTGCCAATCCGTTGGCTGATCTTGCAGAAGCTGCCGAACTGGGCCGTGAACGCAACAGCCGCAATGCGGACAAGGGGCGGATCCGAATTCCTGATCTCAGCGCCCGCCCGGACGAAATCGGTCGGCTCAGCCGGGCTTTGCGTGGTATGGTCAAGGCGCTCTACAATCGGATTGACGGCAACGAACAATTCGCAGCCGATGTGGCACATGAAATCAAAAACCCTCTGGCCAGCCTGCAGTCGGCCGTGGGAACTTTGCGGATGGTCAAACGCGATGACCAGCGGGAAAAACTGATGGAAGTCATCGAACATGACGTTCGTCGGCTGGATCGGCTGGTCAGTGATATTTCGAATGCGTCGCGGTTGGATGCTGAGTTGGTCAAGGAAGAGCAGGTTGATTTCGACCTGCTGCAAATGCTGGGCAACCTGAACCAGTTCCTGGGCGAAGATGCGCGATCCAAACAAATAGACTATATCACCGACATGCCCGCCGACCCGATCATCGTTCATGGGCTCGAGGCGCGGTTGGCGCAGGTGTTTGTCAACCTGATCACGAATGCGATTTCGTTCTGCGAAGAAGGCGATGCCATTCGGGTTTGGGCCAGACGACGGAAAAACCGGGTTCTGATCGTGGTTGAAGACACCGGACCCGGGATACCGGACCAGGCGCTGACCAAGATCTTCAAGCGCTTTTATTCCCAGCGGCCCGACGAACATTTTGGAAACAATTCGGGTCTGGGGCTGGCGATTTCGAAACAGATCATCGAATCTCATGGCGGTGTCATCTGGGCCGAAAACATCCGCCCGACCGAGGCAGATATCACGTCGGACCCCTTGGGTGCCCGTTTCGTCGTGGGTCTGCCACTTTGA
- a CDS encoding 3-hydroxybutyryl-CoA dehydrogenase yields the protein MEIQKIGIIGAGQMGNGIAHVMALADYDVVMTDVSQQALDAALVAIQKNMDRQASRGKISDADVKAAMGRISTTLNLPDVGATDLVIEAATERETVKQAIFEDLLPHLQPHTILTSNTSSISITRLASRTDRPERFMGFHFMNPVPVMQLVELIRGIATDEPTFNACKTVVDRLGKTAASAEDFPAFIVNRILMPMINEAVYTLYEGVGNVRSIDESMKLGANHPMGPLELADFIGLDTCLAIMNVLHDGLADTKYRPCPLLTKYVEAGWLGRKTKRGFYDYRGETPVPTR from the coding sequence ATGGAAATTCAGAAGATCGGGATTATTGGCGCGGGGCAAATGGGCAACGGGATCGCCCACGTCATGGCATTGGCGGACTACGATGTGGTCATGACCGATGTCAGCCAGCAGGCCCTGGACGCCGCTCTGGTCGCCATCCAGAAAAACATGGACCGTCAGGCCAGCCGCGGCAAAATTTCCGATGCAGACGTCAAGGCAGCCATGGGGCGGATCTCGACCACATTGAACCTGCCCGATGTTGGGGCCACAGATCTGGTGATCGAAGCCGCAACAGAGCGGGAAACTGTCAAACAGGCGATCTTCGAAGATCTGCTCCCCCACCTTCAACCGCATACGATCCTGACCTCGAATACATCGTCGATTTCGATTACCCGTCTGGCGAGTCGGACTGACCGCCCGGAACGGTTTATGGGTTTCCATTTCATGAACCCCGTTCCGGTCATGCAACTGGTGGAACTGATCCGCGGCATCGCCACCGATGAACCCACCTTCAATGCCTGCAAGACGGTTGTGGATCGGTTGGGGAAAACCGCTGCCAGCGCCGAAGATTTTCCCGCCTTTATCGTCAATCGGATCCTGATGCCGATGATCAACGAAGCGGTGTACACATTGTACGAAGGCGTGGGGAATGTCCGTTCAATCGACGAGTCGATGAAACTGGGCGCGAACCATCCCATGGGTCCGCTGGAACTGGCGGATTTCATCGGGCTGGACACCTGCCTGGCCATCATGAATGTCCTGCATGACGGGTTGGCCGACACCAAATACCGCCCTTGCCCGCTGCTGACCAAATATGTCGAAGCTGGATGGCTGGGTCGCAAGACCAAACGTGGCTTTTATGATTATCGGGGTGAGACGCCCGTACCTACGCGATAA
- a CDS encoding lysophospholipid acyltransferase family protein, with translation MADTAHENRADLRPDAEQQSGEIYDRRTLTYANSFDNPWTSFAIRAIEWFTGKISILRMVKKFERTNAVYRGQKFWRGALNVMGIELLTPIEQIRNIPADGPVVVVANHPHGMVDGMILAELIGQRREDYRILTRSVLTGLDEAATSFMIPVPFPHDPEAQRKMVEMRANAMTHLKEGGVVALFPSGVVMSSDSWFGPAIEQEWNVFTAQMIRRSGARVVPIFFPGSNSRWYLIANRVSAILRQGLLLHEIVRSCNRPQKPVIGKPLTDEEMQPLQKDPRGFMAWLRDHTMRLGN, from the coding sequence GTGGCTGATACCGCACATGAAAATAGGGCTGACCTGAGGCCGGATGCGGAACAGCAGTCGGGCGAAATCTATGATCGCCGGACTCTGACTTATGCCAATTCCTTTGACAATCCATGGACATCCTTTGCGATCCGGGCCATCGAGTGGTTTACGGGCAAGATTTCGATCCTGCGGATGGTCAAGAAATTTGAACGTACGAATGCCGTTTACCGGGGACAGAAGTTTTGGCGAGGTGCCCTGAATGTCATGGGTATCGAGCTCCTGACGCCAATCGAACAGATTCGCAATATTCCGGCAGACGGGCCGGTGGTCGTGGTGGCCAACCATCCTCACGGGATGGTTGATGGCATGATTCTTGCCGAGCTGATCGGCCAGAGGCGTGAAGATTACCGGATTCTGACCCGATCCGTTTTGACCGGGCTGGACGAAGCTGCGACATCCTTCATGATTCCGGTTCCGTTTCCACATGACCCCGAAGCCCAACGCAAGATGGTGGAAATGCGGGCCAACGCGATGACACACCTGAAAGAAGGCGGTGTTGTTGCGCTGTTCCCGTCGGGTGTGGTGATGAGTTCGGACAGTTGGTTTGGTCCTGCGATCGAACAGGAATGGAATGTCTTTACAGCGCAGATGATCCGCCGGTCGGGTGCGCGCGTGGTGCCGATTTTCTTTCCGGGCTCCAATTCGCGCTGGTATCTGATTGCAAACCGGGTGTCCGCTATTCTGCGTCAGGGATTGTTGCTGCATGAAATCGTGCGCTCGTGCAATCGCCCGCAAAAGCCGGTCATTGGCAAGCCTTTGACAGACGAAGAAATGCAGCCCCTGCAAAAAGACCCGCGCGGGTTCATGGCGTGGTTGCGCGATCACACCATGCGGCTTGGCAACTGA
- a CDS encoding HPr family phosphocarrier protein, whose amino-acid sequence MTQRTLKIVNEKGLHARASAKLVEVVEGFDATAEVGRDGLSASGDSIMGLLMLAASKGTTIDVETSGPDADALADALEALVADKFGEGF is encoded by the coding sequence ATGACACAACGAACATTGAAAATCGTGAACGAAAAGGGACTGCACGCCCGGGCTTCGGCCAAGTTGGTCGAAGTGGTCGAAGGGTTTGACGCCACGGCAGAAGTCGGCCGCGACGGGTTGTCCGCGTCAGGCGACAGTATTATGGGACTTTTGATGTTGGCAGCCTCCAAGGGAACGACTATTGACGTCGAGACGTCTGGACCGGATGCTGATGCATTGGCAGATGCGCTCGAAGCATTGGTGGCTGACAAGTTTGGCGAAGGGTTCTGA
- the rapZ gene encoding RNase adapter RapZ, with amino-acid sequence MNTAPKRLVLVTGPSGAGRSTAINVLEDLGFETIDNLPLRLLPRVLQGSEWDHPLALGMDIRNRDFSTTALLDLIEELAGRSDIEVNILYLDAAPDVLLRRYSETRRTHPMAPAESPAIGIERELDLMAPIRDQADTLVETSDLNVHQLRDEIFRFFAPETGKILAVSLQSFSYKRGLPRGVDMVFDCRFLSNPYWVSQLRQKDGRDIAVATHVQADPLFKPFFDRVVDLARLLLPAYKAEGKSYLSIAFGCTGGQHRSVVIAESLAKALAEDGQQVSIRHRELKDRR; translated from the coding sequence ATGAACACTGCTCCCAAACGATTGGTTTTGGTGACCGGGCCGTCAGGCGCGGGCCGTTCCACTGCGATCAATGTGCTCGAAGACCTGGGGTTCGAAACCATTGATAATCTGCCGTTGCGGCTGTTGCCGCGTGTTTTGCAGGGGTCAGAATGGGACCACCCACTGGCGTTGGGTATGGATATCCGCAATCGCGATTTTTCGACCACTGCGCTTTTGGATCTGATCGAAGAACTGGCTGGACGATCGGATATCGAGGTGAACATCCTGTATCTGGACGCAGCTCCGGACGTTCTGTTGCGCCGCTATTCGGAAACCCGGCGCACGCATCCGATGGCACCGGCTGAATCACCAGCAATCGGGATCGAACGGGAATTGGACCTGATGGCCCCGATCCGCGACCAGGCGGACACGCTTGTTGAGACGTCGGACCTGAATGTGCATCAGTTGCGGGACGAGATATTTCGATTTTTTGCGCCCGAGACTGGCAAGATTCTGGCCGTGTCGCTGCAATCATTTTCCTACAAACGGGGATTGCCGCGCGGCGTGGACATGGTGTTTGACTGCCGGTTTTTATCCAACCCGTATTGGGTGTCGCAACTGCGGCAAAAGGACGGTCGCGATATCGCCGTGGCGACGCATGTGCAGGCAGATCCGCTGTTCAAACCATTTTTTGACAGAGTGGTGGATTTGGCCCGGCTATTGCTGCCAGCATACAAGGCAGAGGGGAAATCCTATCTTTCGATCGCCTTTGGATGTACCGGGGGGCAACATAGATCTGTTGTTATTGCAGAAAGCCTGGCCAAGGCCCTTGCAGAAGATGGCCAGCAAGTGTCAATTAGGCATCGCGAGCTGAAAGACAGGCGATAG
- a CDS encoding response regulator transcription factor, protein MSKIALVDDDRNILTSVSMTLEAEGFEVETYNDGQAALDAFNKKLPDMAVLDIKMPRMDGMDLLQRLRQKTQMPVIFLTSKDDEIDEVLGLRMGADDYVKKPFSQRLLVERIRALLRRQDAFIGDAAGSSPEAKVMERGELRMDPLRHSVSWKGNDVSLTVTEFLLLQALAQRPGFVKSRDQLMDVAYDDQVYVDDRTIDSHIKRLRKKMRTADPDFSAIETLYGIGYRYNEE, encoded by the coding sequence AGATTGCATTGGTTGATGATGACAGGAACATCCTGACATCCGTTTCGATGACCCTTGAGGCCGAAGGCTTTGAGGTTGAGACCTACAATGACGGCCAGGCGGCGCTCGATGCGTTCAACAAGAAATTGCCGGATATGGCGGTGTTGGATATCAAGATGCCACGCATGGATGGTATGGATCTGTTGCAGCGTCTGCGCCAGAAAACCCAGATGCCGGTTATTTTCCTGACGTCCAAGGATGATGAAATCGACGAAGTCCTGGGCCTGCGCATGGGCGCAGATGACTATGTAAAGAAACCCTTTTCCCAGCGTCTGTTGGTCGAGCGGATCAGGGCGCTGTTGCGCCGCCAGGACGCCTTTATCGGTGACGCCGCAGGGTCGAGCCCCGAGGCGAAGGTCATGGAACGGGGCGAATTGCGGATGGATCCGCTGCGCCATTCGGTCAGCTGGAAGGGCAACGATGTGTCCCTGACAGTGACCGAGTTCCTGCTGTTGCAGGCGTTGGCCCAACGGCCGGGGTTCGTAAAGTCACGCGATCAGCTGATGGATGTGGCCTATGACGATCAGGTTTATGTGGACGACCGAACCATCGACAGCCACATCAAACGTTTGCGCAAGAAAATGCGAACCGCGGACCCTGATTTTTCGGCGATCGAGACGCTGTACGGGATCGGATACCGGTACAACGAAGAATAG